One genomic segment of Hordeum vulgare subsp. vulgare chromosome 2H, MorexV3_pseudomolecules_assembly, whole genome shotgun sequence includes these proteins:
- the LOC123424826 gene encoding endo-1,4-beta-xylanase 1-like isoform X2, producing the protein MNRPRSTVTFPPCSCCDLSNSPQGTARSGSLLIAEGVEDHGASEKVIMENILPNGDFSEDLRLWHSNGCHVFVAVEGSGYHNGIKPHSGSKYAVVTHRTQSWQGLEQVLENIRVGTKYIVTAYVRVHGEFHEPVGVQATLKLESEGSPTNYHPVARILASQECWEKLEGSFELTTIPSRLVFYLEGPPAGVDLLIDSTAISCKKAESKTSSLIGGTTNIILNCDFSEGLHSWHPICCHAYVASQWSGFLDGIRGDSGENYAVVSKRTEPWQGLEQDITDRVSAGTVYAVSARVRVDGNIHGKAEVKATLRLQNPDGSTHYNSIGRVSASKEKWEKLEGSFSLTNMPKCVVFYLEGPPAGADLIIDSVTIARSEHKQTKEVKSPSRIETIIKNPQFEEGLSNWSGRGCNICRHEFTAYGNVKPVNGSYFASATGRVDSWNGIQQDITGRVQRKVSYEISSPVRIFGSANETEVRATLWVQEYGREQYLCISKNQASDKRWTHLNGKFLLHAPFSKVVLFIEGPPAGIDILVDGLVLSPARKLNAAPCPKIENVLYGANIMQNSACSRGLAGWSPMGSCRLSIHTESPHMLSSILKDPSNQQHISGRYILATNRTDVWMGPSQVITDKLKLHTTYRVSAWVRAGSGGHGRHHVNVCLGVDDQWVNGGQIEADGDQWYEIKGAFKLEKKPSKVIAYVQGPPPGVDIRVMGLQIYPVDRKARFEYLKDKSDKVRKRDIVLKFQGLDAANVFGSALRIQQTENSFAFGSCINRSNIENEDLADFFVKNFNWAVFENELKWYWTEAEQGKINYKDSDELLKFCQKHNKQVRGHCLFWEVEDSVQPWLRSLHGHHLMAAVQGRLQSLLSRYKGQFKHHDVNNEMLHGSFYQDRLGRDIRAHMFREAHKLDPSAVLFVNDYNVEDGCDSKSTPEKFVEQIVDLQERGAPVGGIGVQGHISHPVGDIICDSLDKLAILGLPIWITELDVSAENEHIRADDLEVCLRECFAHPAVEGVVLWGFWEMFMFRNHAHLVDADGTVNEAGKRYLALKQEWLTKTDGDIDRHGEFKFRGYHGSYTVEVATPSGKVTRSFVVDKENPVQVVTLNI; encoded by the exons ATGAATCGCCCTCGGTCAACTGTTACCTTTCCCCCCTGTTCTTGCTGCGATCTTTCTAACAGCCCACAAGGAACAGCTCGATCTGGGTCATTGCTCATCGCAGAG GGAGTGGAAGATCACGGCGCTTCTGAGAAAGTTATCATGGAGAACATTCTACCAAACGGCGATTTTTCTGAAGATCTACGTTTATGGCATTCTAACGGCTGCCATGTGTTTGTTGCCGTTGAAGGGTCTGGTTACCATAATGGTATAAAGCCACATTCAGGGTCTAAATATGCCGTGGTTACTCATCGCACACAGAGTTGGCAAGGGCTTGAGCAGGTCTTAGAAAACATTAGGGTCGGTACCAAATACATTGTTACTGCATATGTTAGAGTTCATGGGGAATTTCATGAGCCTGTCGGAGTCCAGGCCACGCTAAAACTTGAGAGCGAGGGATCTCCTACCAACTACCATCCTGTTGCAAG GATTTTGGCCTCACAAGAATGCTGGGAGAAGTTGGAAGGTTCGTTTGAGCTTACAACTATACCAAGCCGTTTGGTGTTTTATCTTGAAGGCCCCCCTGCTGGTGTAGATTTGCTCATAGATTCAACTGCCATTTCCTGCAAG AAAGCAGAGAGCAAGACTTCTTCATTGATTGGTGGAACAACAAACATCATTTTAAATTGTGATTTTTCCGAAGGCCTTCATTCATGGCATCCTATCTGCTGCCATGCGTATGTGGCATCACAATGGTCTGGTTTCCTTGATGGTATTAGAGGGGACTCGGGAGAGAATTATGCTGTTGTTTCAAAGAGAACTGAACCCTGGCAAGGTCTCGAACAAGATATTACAGATAGAGTATCTGCTGGTACAGTTTATGCAGTTTCGGCGCGTGTTAGAGTTGATGGGAATATCCATGGCAAAGCTGAAGTCAAAGCAACCCTGAGGTTGCAAAATCCAGATGGATCAACACACTACAATTCTATTGGAAG AGTATCAGCCTCAAAAGAAAAGTGGGAGAAGTTGGAAGGTTCTTTTTCTTTGACAAATATGCCGAAATGCGTGGTCTTTTACCTTGAAGGGCCTCCTGCTGGGGCGGATCTTATTATTGATTCTGTTACTATTGCTAGGTCTGAACATAAGCAGACAAAG GAAGTTAAATCACCAAGTAGAATTGAGACTATTATCAAGAATCCTCAGTTTGAAGAAGGGTTAAGCAATTGGTCTGGGCGAGGATGTAATATCTGCAGGCATGAGTTCACTGCATATGGGAATGTAAAGCCCGTAAATGGCAGTTACTTTGCTTCAGCAACTGGACGGGTTGACAGTTGGAATGGCATACAGCAAGATATAACAGGCAGAGTGCAGAGAAAAGTTTCTTACGAGATAAGTTCTCCTGTTCGCATATTTGGCAGTGCTAATGAGACTGAAGTTCGTGCTACTTTGTGGGTACAAGAATATGGCCGTGAACAATATCTATGCATTTCAAA AAACCAGGCCTCTGATAAGCGCTGGACACATTTGAATgggaagtttcttcttcatgctccCTTCTCCAAAGTTGTTCTTTTTATAGAGGGGCCACCAGCAGGAATTGACATCCTTGTAGATGGCCTTGTCCTATCTCCTGCAAGAAAACTTAATGCTGCTCCATGCCCAAAAATTGAG AATGTTCTGTACGGAGCTAATATCATGCAGAATAGCGCTTGCTCTCGTGGGCTTGCTGGGTGGAGTCCTATGGGTTCATGTCGATTGAGTATCCATACCGAATCACCCCATATGCTATCTTCCATCCTGAAGGACCCCTCAAATCAGCAACATATAAGTGGTCGCTATATCCTTGCTACAAACCGCACCGATGTGTGGATGGGCCCTTCTCAGGTGATAACAGACAAGCTAAAGCTACACACTACTTACAGAGTCTCTGCCTGGGTACGAGCTGGCTCTGGAGGACATGGCCGTCACCATGTCAATGTTTGTCTTGGTGTAGATGACCAATGGGTTAATGGTGGGCAAATAGAAGCTGATGGGGATCAATGGTATGAAATCAAAGGAGCATTCAAGcttgaaaagaagccatctaaagTTATTGCATATGTTCAGGGTCCCCCTCCGGGTGTTGATATCCGAGTCATGGGTCTCCAAATTTATCCGGTTGATAGGAAAGCACGTTTCGAGTATCTTAAGGACAAATCAGATAAG GTAAGGAAGCGTGATATTGTTCTGAAGTTCCAAGGATTGGATGCTGCGAATGTTTTTGGTTCAGCTCTCAGAATACAACAGACCGAGAACAGTTTTGCATTTGGATCATGCATAAACCGAAGTAACATCGAGAATGAGGATCTTGCTGATTTCTTCGTGAAGAATTTTAATTGGGCTGTATTTGAGAATGAACTGAAGTGGTACTGGACAGAGGCGGAACAAGGGAAGATAAATTATAAAGACTCTGATGAGCTGCTTAAATTCTGCCAGAAACATAACAAGCAAGTTCGCGGTCACTGCTTATTCTGGGAAGTGGAAGATTCAGTGCAGCCATGGCTCCGATCATTGCATGGACACCACTTGATGGCTGCTGTACAAGGTCGTTTACAGAGCCTGCTATCAAGGTACAAAGGTCAGTTTAAACATCATGATGTCAACAACGAGATGCTTCATGGATCTTTTTACCAAGATAGGCTTGGAAGGGACATCAGAGCTCACATGTTCAGGGAAGCCCATAAGCTTGACCCTTCAGCAGTCCTCTTCGTCAACGACTACAATGTCGAAGATGGGTGCGATTCGAAATCCACCCCAGAAAAGTTTGTGGAGCAGATCGTCGATCTCCAAGAGCGGGGCGCCCCGGTTGGTGGGATTGGCGTGCAAGGTCATATCAGCCATCCAGTGGGGGATATCATATGCGATTCCCTAGACAAGCTGGCGATACTGGGCCTCCCTATTTGGATCACTGAGCTGGATGTCTCGGCGGAGAACGAACACATCCGGGCGGATGATCTCGAGGTGTGCCTCCGTGAATGCTTCGCCCACCCTGCCGTGGAGGGGGTGGTCCTCTGGGGATTCTGGGAGATGTTCATGTTTCGGAATCATGCTCACCTGGTCGATGCCGATGGAACTGTCAACGAGGCCGGCAAAAGGTACCTTGCTCTGAAGCAGGAGTGGCTGACCAAAACTGATGGTGACATCGATCGCCATGGGGAGTTCAAATTCAGAGGCTACCATGGATCATACACGGTGGAAGTTGCGACGCCCTCAGGGAAGGTGACCCGGTCATTTGTTGTTGACAAGGAGAACCCTGTGCAGGTGGTTACCTTGAACATTTAG
- the LOC123424826 gene encoding endo-1,4-beta-xylanase 1-like isoform X1 has protein sequence MRRCGWLSLLCRPRRGGRAAAAVLPPSNTDPPPPPVPKGVEDHGASEKVIMENILPNGDFSEDLRLWHSNGCHVFVAVEGSGYHNGIKPHSGSKYAVVTHRTQSWQGLEQVLENIRVGTKYIVTAYVRVHGEFHEPVGVQATLKLESEGSPTNYHPVARILASQECWEKLEGSFELTTIPSRLVFYLEGPPAGVDLLIDSTAISCKKAESKTSSLIGGTTNIILNCDFSEGLHSWHPICCHAYVASQWSGFLDGIRGDSGENYAVVSKRTEPWQGLEQDITDRVSAGTVYAVSARVRVDGNIHGKAEVKATLRLQNPDGSTHYNSIGRVSASKEKWEKLEGSFSLTNMPKCVVFYLEGPPAGADLIIDSVTIARSEHKQTKEVKSPSRIETIIKNPQFEEGLSNWSGRGCNICRHEFTAYGNVKPVNGSYFASATGRVDSWNGIQQDITGRVQRKVSYEISSPVRIFGSANETEVRATLWVQEYGREQYLCISKNQASDKRWTHLNGKFLLHAPFSKVVLFIEGPPAGIDILVDGLVLSPARKLNAAPCPKIENVLYGANIMQNSACSRGLAGWSPMGSCRLSIHTESPHMLSSILKDPSNQQHISGRYILATNRTDVWMGPSQVITDKLKLHTTYRVSAWVRAGSGGHGRHHVNVCLGVDDQWVNGGQIEADGDQWYEIKGAFKLEKKPSKVIAYVQGPPPGVDIRVMGLQIYPVDRKARFEYLKDKSDKVRKRDIVLKFQGLDAANVFGSALRIQQTENSFAFGSCINRSNIENEDLADFFVKNFNWAVFENELKWYWTEAEQGKINYKDSDELLKFCQKHNKQVRGHCLFWEVEDSVQPWLRSLHGHHLMAAVQGRLQSLLSRYKGQFKHHDVNNEMLHGSFYQDRLGRDIRAHMFREAHKLDPSAVLFVNDYNVEDGCDSKSTPEKFVEQIVDLQERGAPVGGIGVQGHISHPVGDIICDSLDKLAILGLPIWITELDVSAENEHIRADDLEVCLRECFAHPAVEGVVLWGFWEMFMFRNHAHLVDADGTVNEAGKRYLALKQEWLTKTDGDIDRHGEFKFRGYHGSYTVEVATPSGKVTRSFVVDKENPVQVVTLNI, from the exons ATGCGGCGCTGCGGGTGGCTCTCGCTTCTCTGCCGCCCCCGCCGGGgtggccgcgccgccgccgccgtcttgcCCCCGTCGAACACagatccgccgcctcctcctgtgcCCAAG GGAGTGGAAGATCACGGCGCTTCTGAGAAAGTTATCATGGAGAACATTCTACCAAACGGCGATTTTTCTGAAGATCTACGTTTATGGCATTCTAACGGCTGCCATGTGTTTGTTGCCGTTGAAGGGTCTGGTTACCATAATGGTATAAAGCCACATTCAGGGTCTAAATATGCCGTGGTTACTCATCGCACACAGAGTTGGCAAGGGCTTGAGCAGGTCTTAGAAAACATTAGGGTCGGTACCAAATACATTGTTACTGCATATGTTAGAGTTCATGGGGAATTTCATGAGCCTGTCGGAGTCCAGGCCACGCTAAAACTTGAGAGCGAGGGATCTCCTACCAACTACCATCCTGTTGCAAG GATTTTGGCCTCACAAGAATGCTGGGAGAAGTTGGAAGGTTCGTTTGAGCTTACAACTATACCAAGCCGTTTGGTGTTTTATCTTGAAGGCCCCCCTGCTGGTGTAGATTTGCTCATAGATTCAACTGCCATTTCCTGCAAG AAAGCAGAGAGCAAGACTTCTTCATTGATTGGTGGAACAACAAACATCATTTTAAATTGTGATTTTTCCGAAGGCCTTCATTCATGGCATCCTATCTGCTGCCATGCGTATGTGGCATCACAATGGTCTGGTTTCCTTGATGGTATTAGAGGGGACTCGGGAGAGAATTATGCTGTTGTTTCAAAGAGAACTGAACCCTGGCAAGGTCTCGAACAAGATATTACAGATAGAGTATCTGCTGGTACAGTTTATGCAGTTTCGGCGCGTGTTAGAGTTGATGGGAATATCCATGGCAAAGCTGAAGTCAAAGCAACCCTGAGGTTGCAAAATCCAGATGGATCAACACACTACAATTCTATTGGAAG AGTATCAGCCTCAAAAGAAAAGTGGGAGAAGTTGGAAGGTTCTTTTTCTTTGACAAATATGCCGAAATGCGTGGTCTTTTACCTTGAAGGGCCTCCTGCTGGGGCGGATCTTATTATTGATTCTGTTACTATTGCTAGGTCTGAACATAAGCAGACAAAG GAAGTTAAATCACCAAGTAGAATTGAGACTATTATCAAGAATCCTCAGTTTGAAGAAGGGTTAAGCAATTGGTCTGGGCGAGGATGTAATATCTGCAGGCATGAGTTCACTGCATATGGGAATGTAAAGCCCGTAAATGGCAGTTACTTTGCTTCAGCAACTGGACGGGTTGACAGTTGGAATGGCATACAGCAAGATATAACAGGCAGAGTGCAGAGAAAAGTTTCTTACGAGATAAGTTCTCCTGTTCGCATATTTGGCAGTGCTAATGAGACTGAAGTTCGTGCTACTTTGTGGGTACAAGAATATGGCCGTGAACAATATCTATGCATTTCAAA AAACCAGGCCTCTGATAAGCGCTGGACACATTTGAATgggaagtttcttcttcatgctccCTTCTCCAAAGTTGTTCTTTTTATAGAGGGGCCACCAGCAGGAATTGACATCCTTGTAGATGGCCTTGTCCTATCTCCTGCAAGAAAACTTAATGCTGCTCCATGCCCAAAAATTGAG AATGTTCTGTACGGAGCTAATATCATGCAGAATAGCGCTTGCTCTCGTGGGCTTGCTGGGTGGAGTCCTATGGGTTCATGTCGATTGAGTATCCATACCGAATCACCCCATATGCTATCTTCCATCCTGAAGGACCCCTCAAATCAGCAACATATAAGTGGTCGCTATATCCTTGCTACAAACCGCACCGATGTGTGGATGGGCCCTTCTCAGGTGATAACAGACAAGCTAAAGCTACACACTACTTACAGAGTCTCTGCCTGGGTACGAGCTGGCTCTGGAGGACATGGCCGTCACCATGTCAATGTTTGTCTTGGTGTAGATGACCAATGGGTTAATGGTGGGCAAATAGAAGCTGATGGGGATCAATGGTATGAAATCAAAGGAGCATTCAAGcttgaaaagaagccatctaaagTTATTGCATATGTTCAGGGTCCCCCTCCGGGTGTTGATATCCGAGTCATGGGTCTCCAAATTTATCCGGTTGATAGGAAAGCACGTTTCGAGTATCTTAAGGACAAATCAGATAAG GTAAGGAAGCGTGATATTGTTCTGAAGTTCCAAGGATTGGATGCTGCGAATGTTTTTGGTTCAGCTCTCAGAATACAACAGACCGAGAACAGTTTTGCATTTGGATCATGCATAAACCGAAGTAACATCGAGAATGAGGATCTTGCTGATTTCTTCGTGAAGAATTTTAATTGGGCTGTATTTGAGAATGAACTGAAGTGGTACTGGACAGAGGCGGAACAAGGGAAGATAAATTATAAAGACTCTGATGAGCTGCTTAAATTCTGCCAGAAACATAACAAGCAAGTTCGCGGTCACTGCTTATTCTGGGAAGTGGAAGATTCAGTGCAGCCATGGCTCCGATCATTGCATGGACACCACTTGATGGCTGCTGTACAAGGTCGTTTACAGAGCCTGCTATCAAGGTACAAAGGTCAGTTTAAACATCATGATGTCAACAACGAGATGCTTCATGGATCTTTTTACCAAGATAGGCTTGGAAGGGACATCAGAGCTCACATGTTCAGGGAAGCCCATAAGCTTGACCCTTCAGCAGTCCTCTTCGTCAACGACTACAATGTCGAAGATGGGTGCGATTCGAAATCCACCCCAGAAAAGTTTGTGGAGCAGATCGTCGATCTCCAAGAGCGGGGCGCCCCGGTTGGTGGGATTGGCGTGCAAGGTCATATCAGCCATCCAGTGGGGGATATCATATGCGATTCCCTAGACAAGCTGGCGATACTGGGCCTCCCTATTTGGATCACTGAGCTGGATGTCTCGGCGGAGAACGAACACATCCGGGCGGATGATCTCGAGGTGTGCCTCCGTGAATGCTTCGCCCACCCTGCCGTGGAGGGGGTGGTCCTCTGGGGATTCTGGGAGATGTTCATGTTTCGGAATCATGCTCACCTGGTCGATGCCGATGGAACTGTCAACGAGGCCGGCAAAAGGTACCTTGCTCTGAAGCAGGAGTGGCTGACCAAAACTGATGGTGACATCGATCGCCATGGGGAGTTCAAATTCAGAGGCTACCATGGATCATACACGGTGGAAGTTGCGACGCCCTCAGGGAAGGTGACCCGGTCATTTGTTGTTGACAAGGAGAACCCTGTGCAGGTGGTTACCTTGAACATTTAG
- the LOC123424826 gene encoding endo-1,4-beta-xylanase 1-like isoform X3, producing the protein MENILPNGDFSEDLRLWHSNGCHVFVAVEGSGYHNGIKPHSGSKYAVVTHRTQSWQGLEQVLENIRVGTKYIVTAYVRVHGEFHEPVGVQATLKLESEGSPTNYHPVARILASQECWEKLEGSFELTTIPSRLVFYLEGPPAGVDLLIDSTAISCKKAESKTSSLIGGTTNIILNCDFSEGLHSWHPICCHAYVASQWSGFLDGIRGDSGENYAVVSKRTEPWQGLEQDITDRVSAGTVYAVSARVRVDGNIHGKAEVKATLRLQNPDGSTHYNSIGRVSASKEKWEKLEGSFSLTNMPKCVVFYLEGPPAGADLIIDSVTIARSEHKQTKEVKSPSRIETIIKNPQFEEGLSNWSGRGCNICRHEFTAYGNVKPVNGSYFASATGRVDSWNGIQQDITGRVQRKVSYEISSPVRIFGSANETEVRATLWVQEYGREQYLCISKNQASDKRWTHLNGKFLLHAPFSKVVLFIEGPPAGIDILVDGLVLSPARKLNAAPCPKIENVLYGANIMQNSACSRGLAGWSPMGSCRLSIHTESPHMLSSILKDPSNQQHISGRYILATNRTDVWMGPSQVITDKLKLHTTYRVSAWVRAGSGGHGRHHVNVCLGVDDQWVNGGQIEADGDQWYEIKGAFKLEKKPSKVIAYVQGPPPGVDIRVMGLQIYPVDRKARFEYLKDKSDKVRKRDIVLKFQGLDAANVFGSALRIQQTENSFAFGSCINRSNIENEDLADFFVKNFNWAVFENELKWYWTEAEQGKINYKDSDELLKFCQKHNKQVRGHCLFWEVEDSVQPWLRSLHGHHLMAAVQGRLQSLLSRYKGQFKHHDVNNEMLHGSFYQDRLGRDIRAHMFREAHKLDPSAVLFVNDYNVEDGCDSKSTPEKFVEQIVDLQERGAPVGGIGVQGHISHPVGDIICDSLDKLAILGLPIWITELDVSAENEHIRADDLEVCLRECFAHPAVEGVVLWGFWEMFMFRNHAHLVDADGTVNEAGKRYLALKQEWLTKTDGDIDRHGEFKFRGYHGSYTVEVATPSGKVTRSFVVDKENPVQVVTLNI; encoded by the exons ATGGAGAACATTCTACCAAACGGCGATTTTTCTGAAGATCTACGTTTATGGCATTCTAACGGCTGCCATGTGTTTGTTGCCGTTGAAGGGTCTGGTTACCATAATGGTATAAAGCCACATTCAGGGTCTAAATATGCCGTGGTTACTCATCGCACACAGAGTTGGCAAGGGCTTGAGCAGGTCTTAGAAAACATTAGGGTCGGTACCAAATACATTGTTACTGCATATGTTAGAGTTCATGGGGAATTTCATGAGCCTGTCGGAGTCCAGGCCACGCTAAAACTTGAGAGCGAGGGATCTCCTACCAACTACCATCCTGTTGCAAG GATTTTGGCCTCACAAGAATGCTGGGAGAAGTTGGAAGGTTCGTTTGAGCTTACAACTATACCAAGCCGTTTGGTGTTTTATCTTGAAGGCCCCCCTGCTGGTGTAGATTTGCTCATAGATTCAACTGCCATTTCCTGCAAG AAAGCAGAGAGCAAGACTTCTTCATTGATTGGTGGAACAACAAACATCATTTTAAATTGTGATTTTTCCGAAGGCCTTCATTCATGGCATCCTATCTGCTGCCATGCGTATGTGGCATCACAATGGTCTGGTTTCCTTGATGGTATTAGAGGGGACTCGGGAGAGAATTATGCTGTTGTTTCAAAGAGAACTGAACCCTGGCAAGGTCTCGAACAAGATATTACAGATAGAGTATCTGCTGGTACAGTTTATGCAGTTTCGGCGCGTGTTAGAGTTGATGGGAATATCCATGGCAAAGCTGAAGTCAAAGCAACCCTGAGGTTGCAAAATCCAGATGGATCAACACACTACAATTCTATTGGAAG AGTATCAGCCTCAAAAGAAAAGTGGGAGAAGTTGGAAGGTTCTTTTTCTTTGACAAATATGCCGAAATGCGTGGTCTTTTACCTTGAAGGGCCTCCTGCTGGGGCGGATCTTATTATTGATTCTGTTACTATTGCTAGGTCTGAACATAAGCAGACAAAG GAAGTTAAATCACCAAGTAGAATTGAGACTATTATCAAGAATCCTCAGTTTGAAGAAGGGTTAAGCAATTGGTCTGGGCGAGGATGTAATATCTGCAGGCATGAGTTCACTGCATATGGGAATGTAAAGCCCGTAAATGGCAGTTACTTTGCTTCAGCAACTGGACGGGTTGACAGTTGGAATGGCATACAGCAAGATATAACAGGCAGAGTGCAGAGAAAAGTTTCTTACGAGATAAGTTCTCCTGTTCGCATATTTGGCAGTGCTAATGAGACTGAAGTTCGTGCTACTTTGTGGGTACAAGAATATGGCCGTGAACAATATCTATGCATTTCAAA AAACCAGGCCTCTGATAAGCGCTGGACACATTTGAATgggaagtttcttcttcatgctccCTTCTCCAAAGTTGTTCTTTTTATAGAGGGGCCACCAGCAGGAATTGACATCCTTGTAGATGGCCTTGTCCTATCTCCTGCAAGAAAACTTAATGCTGCTCCATGCCCAAAAATTGAG AATGTTCTGTACGGAGCTAATATCATGCAGAATAGCGCTTGCTCTCGTGGGCTTGCTGGGTGGAGTCCTATGGGTTCATGTCGATTGAGTATCCATACCGAATCACCCCATATGCTATCTTCCATCCTGAAGGACCCCTCAAATCAGCAACATATAAGTGGTCGCTATATCCTTGCTACAAACCGCACCGATGTGTGGATGGGCCCTTCTCAGGTGATAACAGACAAGCTAAAGCTACACACTACTTACAGAGTCTCTGCCTGGGTACGAGCTGGCTCTGGAGGACATGGCCGTCACCATGTCAATGTTTGTCTTGGTGTAGATGACCAATGGGTTAATGGTGGGCAAATAGAAGCTGATGGGGATCAATGGTATGAAATCAAAGGAGCATTCAAGcttgaaaagaagccatctaaagTTATTGCATATGTTCAGGGTCCCCCTCCGGGTGTTGATATCCGAGTCATGGGTCTCCAAATTTATCCGGTTGATAGGAAAGCACGTTTCGAGTATCTTAAGGACAAATCAGATAAG GTAAGGAAGCGTGATATTGTTCTGAAGTTCCAAGGATTGGATGCTGCGAATGTTTTTGGTTCAGCTCTCAGAATACAACAGACCGAGAACAGTTTTGCATTTGGATCATGCATAAACCGAAGTAACATCGAGAATGAGGATCTTGCTGATTTCTTCGTGAAGAATTTTAATTGGGCTGTATTTGAGAATGAACTGAAGTGGTACTGGACAGAGGCGGAACAAGGGAAGATAAATTATAAAGACTCTGATGAGCTGCTTAAATTCTGCCAGAAACATAACAAGCAAGTTCGCGGTCACTGCTTATTCTGGGAAGTGGAAGATTCAGTGCAGCCATGGCTCCGATCATTGCATGGACACCACTTGATGGCTGCTGTACAAGGTCGTTTACAGAGCCTGCTATCAAGGTACAAAGGTCAGTTTAAACATCATGATGTCAACAACGAGATGCTTCATGGATCTTTTTACCAAGATAGGCTTGGAAGGGACATCAGAGCTCACATGTTCAGGGAAGCCCATAAGCTTGACCCTTCAGCAGTCCTCTTCGTCAACGACTACAATGTCGAAGATGGGTGCGATTCGAAATCCACCCCAGAAAAGTTTGTGGAGCAGATCGTCGATCTCCAAGAGCGGGGCGCCCCGGTTGGTGGGATTGGCGTGCAAGGTCATATCAGCCATCCAGTGGGGGATATCATATGCGATTCCCTAGACAAGCTGGCGATACTGGGCCTCCCTATTTGGATCACTGAGCTGGATGTCTCGGCGGAGAACGAACACATCCGGGCGGATGATCTCGAGGTGTGCCTCCGTGAATGCTTCGCCCACCCTGCCGTGGAGGGGGTGGTCCTCTGGGGATTCTGGGAGATGTTCATGTTTCGGAATCATGCTCACCTGGTCGATGCCGATGGAACTGTCAACGAGGCCGGCAAAAGGTACCTTGCTCTGAAGCAGGAGTGGCTGACCAAAACTGATGGTGACATCGATCGCCATGGGGAGTTCAAATTCAGAGGCTACCATGGATCATACACGGTGGAAGTTGCGACGCCCTCAGGGAAGGTGACCCGGTCATTTGTTGTTGACAAGGAGAACCCTGTGCAGGTGGTTACCTTGAACATTTAG